One segment of Carassius auratus strain Wakin chromosome 2, ASM336829v1, whole genome shotgun sequence DNA contains the following:
- the LOC113113442 gene encoding uncharacterized protein LOC113113442, translating into MYSVEDLLISHGYKLPRSGPASSSSAAPYDNRNNECRRDNVENRPAAAGGGGGTLNGFGTTEGGAEAGTGVYRPAPVKAYPENNNNINEGHERIHRRLEVPVAFLGELQPLGDSLATDSGFYDAPSLTFSEHADERDISFWRRRGQDFSALLDYADPRELRLSGGLWRGPVLAVEELRAERPLTRWEEGPWIREPIDSGPETLRVTGERKCQSLGTEEWRPAVGLGRQLSDGEAEHWSQEQQHHLRPAEGSVSTTVRAKSQSLPRVLSPEDPHYGELPQTGAPNHPPTQRSSSSAPYGRYHSEWQAGERWSGQTQSHASSALVPKPRFSRPVKPPSYETHQQNRGSWETLSSEPVSKARDRSVCFSQTFEPLRDRSGCYSQSAEPLRDRSICFSQSAEPIRDRMLSHSQSVEPLRDRFVSHSQSAELLRDRFFSHSHSADLLRDRSLCYSQSSELLRDRSICYSQSAELLRPESYRTDLFYHELTGMDPPGYIPPPSYRRFLPPRSGQNYRADSALVRWKREPVSAEMGQWFSRTSGLSWSERREDRSMAVVPRRPVHPGPVVPSRPGLVQYVPFEDPRIRHVSGGPCGNSLTDSDKIRHVNKELPCTATLGQSTHDSAFLSSQGPNLSTDNNKPALTEQENTNRWHKGMNKGSETVAPDQSCAKFPPAFQLRPLQPIIKTDRSTDQQTRADRITDQVKVERVTEPVKAERGAEQTKTDQVKVTEQMKPDRVTDLIKLDKPTEQVKPDRITDKQVKVERLTDQIQVDRIPDQVKVDKYTDKQIKPEVKAEKIPEKLVKADRISDRQSKAERLLEKHLKIDRILEKQLKADKILEKQCKSEKFTDKLNKSDKQTKGDSSTDQMKSEKITDKSGKADKSLDKGSTESVSTVKTEPVQEPEKKSVKKKLSETIFCLVSVPLSQSSSKSRDQNNNEEKEPDSPPIPPPPPPSSSSEKSNTLSSLPNQSLKSTSTTSTDLELQALTLGSGTSSIATRRAHRRRNSRSRIIKPNPHDELRRYSGAWPGDQYRDQETQTSPEPTKNNANPGPANTEAQDAPAAPEVTPAETTSVAPGAAPGAIGASSAPPAPSVPSVPPTPAAPPASGAPDPSTPYGYPMKGQKSLKPSSNSAFSRTGTFSKSTGSHRPPLHPPSHPPPPPPTQPPSQPPPPPPTQPPAQSPPSDLTEEAKSATGPNPEALGQFLLKPVSRRPWDTIEDLETINKEAQDQAGKRPSVDQCIEDLNEAYKDILELSTASNNLPNRSSMQIPDRIKSRLSSDSIGIPATALRPSLVPGSDPEYREVKSAFSRPSTGKSVSFSKQLREEICPAPPPPEPGFRDYKTVMSQITQRKACRSVKLDIPAPKETQRDDDLTAQTSSTSSMAAEIPWADRQPMQDASTLTSPPDYEHICQTLQMARDSGAVSRSSIKSKPGSAMSIETPQHVPIPGRPPIDSEQPCCSSALEVRQEPMALFRDERSSGFRRVTSHTNRFLSNRGVLGSLATGKPVGDKAGLEASPEVPADWQMQLSLAEKHIATLITGKGSAENLDESNMVKGDKDIPGSESVEDEVSNTLATEMKDDPASAEQKHNEIKKKETEQTEKPESQQSEVTEKVKEDETSREKMQTEQEKCCVTEGTEQNSDITLEANKEPNVILRANKTAMWTNSGLDSELRPEFPPDHLPLSVLPTTNRRLSLGLDWERGGWEGESLGQGGFWSRERRSLDAERWDVGGERWGLDNDRQEGGGEKRGLGGWRGCGIDGQGKDDSDWELDKNTQDTVDKDADSDTKQRILKPEQGHSSPVSSTDEVEKHKKHVVASQCIENGRSQGPGEGQVSSVDRRSRGLSQRIEALFTAPPGHGSEERLARMREVDTVSRMRSLSLRSSDSWDGLHGVGRWVDYGWEKEGPLPGPQDSSKITKAEDNEGSVHPAVTSEPKEKKDDQATLKESQEPSQVERS; encoded by the exons atgtacAGTGTGGAGGACCTGCTGATCTCTCATGGATACAAACTGCCCAGGAGCGGCCCTGCCTCCTCCTCTTCCGCTGCGCCTTATGACAATCGAAACAACGAATGTCGTCGTGATAATGTAGAGAACCGgcctgctgctgctggtggtggtggtggaacTCTGAATGGATTTGGGACAACGGAGGGGGGAGCAGAAGCAGGCACAGGGGTGTACAGGCCGGCTCCGGTGAAGGCTTACccagagaacaacaacaacattaatgaGGGCCATGAAAGGATTCATCGGAGATTGGAGGTTCCTGTTGCTTTCCTTGGTGAACTGCAACCTCTGGGTGACTCCCTAGCTACAGACAGTGG GTTCTATGATGCTCCCAGCCTGACATTCTCTGAACATGCAGATGAGCGAGATATTTCATTCTGGAGAAGGAGGGGCCAGGACTTCAGTGCTCTTTTGGACTATGCTGATCCTAGGGAACTCAGATTGTCTGGAGGATTGTGGAGAGGTCCAGTACTAGCCGTTGAAGAGCTGAGGGCTGAGAGGCCACTGACACGGTGGGAGGAAGGCCCATGGATACGGGAACCTATAGACTCAGGCCCAGAGACGCTACGTGTGACTGGAGAGAGAAAATGCCAGAGCCTGGGAACAGAGGAGTGGCGCCCTGCAGTGGGCTTGGGCCGGCAGCTGTCAGATGGGGAGGCTGAACATTGGTCTCAGGAGCAGCAACACCATCTGCGACCAGCAGAGGGTAGTGTGTCCACCACAGTGCGAGCCAAGTCTCAGTCGCTCCCTCGAGTCCTTTCACCAGAAGATCCCCACTATGGAGAACTGCCTCAAACCGGTGCCCCAAATCACCCAcctacacaaagaagcagcagctCTGCTCCATATGGTCGATACCACAGTGAGTGGCAAGCAGGGGAAAGGTGGAGTGGTCAGACACAAAGTCATGCATCTTCTGCACTTGTACCAAAGCCACGGTTCAGCCGCCCCGTCAAGCCCCCGTCTTATGAGACTCACCAGCAAAACAGGGGGAGCTGGGAAACATTGTCCTCTGAACCTGTGTCCAAAGCCAGAGACCGCTCCGTGTGTTTCTCTCAGACTTTTGAACCACTCAGAGACCGGTCTGGATGTTATTCTCAAAGTGCAGAGCCTCTAAGAGATCGGTCCATTTGCTTTTCACAGAGTGCAGAACCAATTCGAGACCGCATGCTGAGCCACTCTCAGAGTGTTGAACCGCTAAGAGACAGATTTGTCAGTCATTCACAGAGTGCAGAACTACTGCGTGATCGTTTTTTCAGCCACTCGCATAGTGCCGATCTTTTACGGGACCGATCCCTTTGTTACTCTCAGAGCTCAGAACTGCTACGAGACCGGTCCATTTGTTACTCCCAAAGTGCAGAGCTCCTGAGACCAGAATCATACAGGACAGATCTATTTTACCATGAACTGACTGGTATGGATCCCCCTGGTTACATCCCACCCCCCTCCTACAGGAGATTCCTGCCACCCAGGAGTGGACAGAACTATCGAGCAGATTCTGCTCTTGTCCGATGGAAACGTGAGCCTGTGAGTGCAGAGATGGGCCAGTGGTTTTCTAGGACTTCAGGATTGTCATGGTCAGAGCGGCGTGAAGATAGGAGCATGGCAGTAGTTCCAAGAAGGCCTGTGCATCCAGGGCCTGTTGTACCTAGCCGTCCAGGACTTGTGCAGTATGTCCCATTTGAAGACCCGCGTATCAGGCACGTCTCAGGGGGGCCCTGTGGAAACTCGCTCACAGACTCGGACAAGATCCGACACGTCAACAAAGAGCTTCCCTGCACTGCAACTTTAGGACAATCCACACATGATAGTGCCTTTCTCTCTTCACAGGGACCGAATCTTAGCACGGATAATAACAAACCGGCTCTCACTGAACAGGAGAATACTAACCGCTGGCACAAGGGGATGAACAAAGGCAGTGAAACTGTAGCACCTGACCAGAGCTGTGCAAAGTTCCCCCCAGCCTTTCAGCTCAGACCCCTGCAACCAATCATTAAAACAGACAGAAGTACAGACCAACAGACTAGAGCAGACAGAATCACTGACCAAGTCAAGGTTGAGAGAGTAACAGAGCCTGTCAAAGCTGAGAGAGGTGCTGAACAGACAAAAACAGACCAGGTCAAAGTAACAGAGCAAATGAAACCAGATCGAGTTACTGACCTAATCAAATTAGATAAGCCTACAGAACAAGTAAAGCCGGACAGGATTACAGACAAACAAGTAAAGGTGGAAAGATTAACTGACCAGATACAAGTAGACAGAATCCCAGATCAAGTCAAAGTCGACAAGTATACCGACAAACAAATTAAGCCTGAAGTCAAAGCGGAGAAAATCCCTGAAAAGCTCGTAAAAGCAGACAGAATTTCAGACAGGCAAAGTAAAGCTGAGCGACTCTTAGAGAAGCACTTGAAGATCGATAGAATTTTAGAAAAACAACTGAAAGCagataaaattttagaaaaacagTGTAAATCTGAAAAATTTACTGACAAGTTAAATAAATCTGACAAGCAGACTAAAGGAGACAGCAGTACAGACCAGATGAAATCTGAGAAGATCACTGACAAGTCTGGAAAAGCTGACAAATCCTTGGATAAAGGTTCCACAGAGAGTGTTTCAACAGTAAAGACAGAACCAGTCCAGGAACCTGAGAAAAAGAGTGTGAAAAAGAAACTCAGTGAGACCATCTTCTGCCTTGTGTCCGTGCCACTTTCGCAGTCCAGTTCAAAATCTCGAGATCAAAACAACAACGAAGAGAAAGAACCAGACTCTCCTCcaattcctcctcctcctccaccaagTTCCTCCAGCGAAAAAAGCAACACCCTCAGCTCCCTGCCAAACCAAAGCCTCAAAAGCACATCCACCACCTCCACTGACTTAGAGCTACAAGCACTCACACTTGGCAGTGGGACCAGTAGCATAGCCACAAGGAGAGCTCATCGCAGAAGGAACTCACGCTCTAGGATCATTAAGCCAAATCCACATGATGAGCTCCGACGGTATTCTGGGGCTTGGCCTGGGGACCAGTACCGTGATCAGGAAACCCAAACAAGCCCCGAGCCCACAAAGAACAATGCAAATCCAGGCCCCGCCAATACAGAAGCACAAGATGCTCCTGCTGCCCCAGAGGTAACTCCTGCTGAGACTACATCGGTGGCTCCAGGGGCTGCCCCAGGGGCCATTGGGGCTTCGTCAGCTCCGCCGGCTCCATCGGTTCCATCAGTTCCACCGACTCCAGCAGCTCCACCGGCTTCAGGAGCTCCTGACCCCAGCACCCCTTATGGGTATCCCATGAAGGGCCAGAAAAGCCTAAAACCATCCAGCAACAGTGCTTTTTCACGGACAGGCACCTTCTCCAAGAGCACAGGTTCTCACAGACCTCCATTACATCCCCCGTCTCACCCTCCACCCCCTCCTCCAACCCAACCACCATctcaacctcctcctcctccaccaacACAGCCCCCAGCTCAGTCCCCACCATCAGATCTTACTGAAGAGGCGAAGTCAGCCACAGGGCCAAACCCAGAGGCATTAGGCCAGTTCTTGCTGAAGCCAGTGAGCCGGCGGCCGTGGGATACCATTGAGGATCTTGAGACCATCAATAAAGAGGCGCAAGACCAAGCAGGTAAACGCCCCAGTGTGGACCAGTGCATTGAGGATCTCAATGAGGCCTACAAAGATATCCTTGAGCTCAGCACTGCCAGCAATAACCTTCCCAACCGCTCCTCCATGCAAATCCCTGACCGCATTAAATCCAGGTTGTCTTCAGATTCAATTGGAATTCCTGCAACCGCTCTTCGACCAAGCTTGGTGCCTGGAAGTGACCCAGAATACCGGGAGGTGAAGAGTGCCTTTTCCCGACCATCAACTGGGAAAAGTGTGAGCTTCAGCAAACAGCTAAGAGAGGAGATTTGTCCTGCTCCTCCCCCACCAGAACCAGGTTTCAGAGATTACAAAACAGTTATGTCCCAGATAACCCAACGCAAAGCCTGCAGATCAGTGAAGCTGGATATCCCTGCTCCCAAAGAGACTCAAAGAGATGACGATTTGACTGCACAAACCTCCTCCACCTCTTCCATGGCAGCCGAGATCCCATGGGCAGACAGACAGCCCATGCAAGATGCTTCCACTCTAACCAGCCCCCCAGACTATGAGCACATCTGTCAAACTCTCCAAATGGCCCGTGATTCTGGGGCTGTTAGCCGATCTTCTATAAAATCCAAACCAGGAAGTGCCATGAGCATCGAAACCCCACAGCATGTGCCCATACCTGGTAGACCTCCCATAGATTCTGAGCAGCCATGTTGTTCTTCAGCATTAGAAGTGAGACAGGAGCCAATGGCATTATTCAGGGATGAAAGGAGCTCAGGTTTTAGGAGGGTAACAAGCCACACTAACAGGTTTCTTAGCAACAGGGGTGTGCTTGGTAGCCTTGCAACGGGAAAGCCTGTTGGTGACAAAGCAGGTTTAGAGGCTAGCCCAGAAGTACCTGCTGACTGGCAGATGCAGCTTTCATTAGCTGAAAAGCATATTGCTACTCTGATCACAGGAAAGGGTTCAGCAGAGAACCTTGATGAGTCAAACATGGTTAAAGGTGATAAAGACATTCCTGGCAGTGAGTCAGTAGAGGATGAAGTGAGCAACACTTTAGCCACTGAAATGAAAGACGATCCTGCCAGTGCTGAGCAGAAACATAATGAaatcaaaaagaaagaaacagagcaAACAGAGAAACCTGAAAGCCAACAATCTGAAGTGACAGAGAAAGTGAAAGAAGATGAAACTTCTAGGGAAAAGATGCAAACAGAGCAAGAGAAGTGCTGTGTTACTGAAGGAACAGAGCAAAATAGTGATATTACCTTAGAGGCAAATAAAGAACCAAATGTGATCTTGAGGGCAAATAAAACTGCAATGTGGACTAATTCAGGTTTAGATTCAGAGCTACGTCCTGAATTTCCACCAGATCACCTTCCCCTTTCTGTACTTCCTACAACTAATCGTAGATTATCTCTAGGGTTGGATTGGGAGAGGGGTGGGTGGGAAGGGGAAAGCTTGGGTCAAGGTGGTTTCTGGTCCAGAGAGAGGCGGTCCCTTGATGCTGAAAGATGGGATGTTGGTGGAGAGAGATGGGGTTTAGACAATGATAGACAGGAAGGAGGTGGTGAAAAACGGGGTCTGGGGGGTTGGCGTGGATGTGGGATTGATGGGCAAGGCAAAGATGATTCAGACTGGGAATTAGATAAAAATACCCAAGACACTGTTGATAAAGATGCAGATTCAGACACAAAACAGAGAATACTTAAACCTGAGCAGGGTCATAGCAGTCCAGTCTCTAGCACTGATGAAGtggaaaaacataaaaagcatgtTGTTGCTAGCCAATGCATTGAAAATGGCCGGAGTCAAGGTCCAGGTGAAGGTCAGGTTTCAAGTGTAGATAGACGGAGCCGTGGACTTTCCCAAAGAATAGAGGCTCTTTTTACAGCCCCGCCTGGGCATGGCTCAGAGGAGAGACTTGCCCGCATGAGGGAGGTGGACACTGTCTCACGAATGAGAAGCCTTAGCCTCCGAAGCTCAGACTCTTGGGATGGACTGCATGGGGTGGGAAGGTGGGTAGATTATGGATGGGAGAAAGAAGGCCCCCTTCCTGGACCACAGGATTCTTCAAAAATTACAAAGGCAGAGGATAACGAGGGCAGCGTCCACCCTGCAGTCACAAGTGaacctaaagaaaaaaaagacgaccAGGCAACCCTAAAAG AGTCACAGGAGCCCAGCCAGGTGGAGAGGTCGTAG